In Sesamum indicum cultivar Zhongzhi No. 13 linkage group LG8, S_indicum_v1.0, whole genome shotgun sequence, the sequence AAGCACTAAGCTTACCAAATAGCCTTTCACTCTCAGGCTAGTAATCATATGTATATGGTTGCAACAATTGTGAGCAATTTCTACTATTTCAACCTTCAGAGAGCATGTAACTAACATTACTAATGAAATACATAAGACGTGCAACTTAAACAATTGCTCAGACTAATATTATCAGACTTCACCACTTCATTGCATAATAAACATATCTTCAAACTGGAGATACAACAGAAACAATTACTCGGACCTCGATTAGCAATATTGTCCGACTTCACCACTTCATTGCATAATCAACATATCCACAAACTGAACCACAATAACTCTAGTCAAGCAATATGACAACAGGGAAAGACGAAGATACAAAAGATACCATCACCACATAAAAAAATCTCAcactttaaatatttaaccatGGCCATCATTAAACAATCAAAAGCTGACCTTTTGCATTCCCATACAGTATTACCCTTTAAGCAGCTTCCTTGCTCACGTCCTTGTCTTCAACATCATTTATTGTGGCATTTGCATCCGCACCATCGGCCTCCTCAGCAGGAGGCTGAACCTGTTCCTCCTCTGGCAATGGCTCTTCCACATAATCATTGTCAAACGCATCCTGTGGGACATCATATATTCTCACCTGTGGCTTAGATGGATCTTTAACAAGCACATACTTGCCCTCCTTCAACTTCATACACAAGTCCACAATACTTTTGACAATACCCCACATGTTAGAAGTATTCAGATTAATCTGCGTAGCAAAATCTCTGGGCTTGTACCCCACGACCGCCAATATCACATGGTTAAAATGATCCCTAGGGTGAACCCTGGAGACATAACCCAACTTCATCATATCAGCACCCGCCAACAAAGCCTGTGCAGTCCATTTTGCCAACTTATTCGCATTGTTCTTCAACTCAGTTGCCAACACTGCACCCCTCTGAGTCTCGAGCTTCTGCCTCCAGTCCACACCAGAATACTTAGGATCGAACTCATTCAATGCGTTTAGAGTCAAAAATGATCTTTGGTTGTTTATATCTACCACACTCTGCACTTCGCACCTGGATACCAAATACATGTCATCATCTAACTTCCACCTTCTATACCTGTAGGCAACAGAAGCCACTTCCTCCCCCTCATTTGCAAATGGGTTGGGCTCCTCAAAAGCCACCTTATTTCCATCCCTAATTAAAACCTGTTGCGAAAAGTTTTGATTGATATAAGCAGCTTCCACACTCAGCGAATGTATAGAATTGATATCATCCTTCACATCAGGCAAGGGCTCCTGGGATGTCTCGTGTACAGAAAGCAAATCCAACTGTGACCCATCTCTCTTATCAAAGAACAGCTTATTCCCAACACGCTGAACCACAATATCCCATGAGTAAACAGACCTAGGGGCACACATTAGTGTCGACAAAATTGTATCAGTAGCAAAAACTGTTGCTTTATCCTCATTTGCCAGGCGCCGAATAACAGGATCATCAGTGGTTGTAACTTTAAAGAAGTTTCGGCTCTTAAAACGCTCCAGCGGCCTGCAATTCTTCGGTGTAATCCGATCATAAGACCTGTCATAAAATTCAAGCCCACCACAAATCAACATATCCTCAGGCTCTGGCACCGAAAACGATAGTTTTGAGAAAGTGGAGAACGGAATCTGATCTAGCATATTCCATTCGGGTTGAATGTCAACCGAAGACTTGAAAACAGATGATTCGCGACGCTGCGGCATCTGCGAGCGGTTGAGATTATACAATCTATCGCGACGCGCGCGTTCCTTCTCCGCTTCACGTTTACGAGCCTCCACTTCTTCATCACGGCGTTGTGGAAGCTGAGAACGTTGGTGGGCGTTGAACCGCCACCTGGGGTTGAATTTGGGACGGTTAGGATTGTAGTGGTGTGATTTGGCAGAGGTGTCGACAAGGCGGAAGGAGGAGTCTTCGTCGGCCGCAAGGGTAGCGAATGAGTCGTCGCCGGAGAAATCGAAGGCGGAATCCGCTGGGTGGTGGCCTCCCTGTTTTGATCCTGGACGGCCCTGATTGGATAGATTCCTGGTCCAGTCGGCGATCCGGCCCAGTTTCTCGGAGCGGGAGAAGGGAGCGTAGGGGACATTGGAGGGTTGGTTTGGGATGGAGAGCAGGGCGTTGGAAGAATCCGGCGGGCCCCAGCCGTCAGGGTTGAACGGCACTGCGCCTACTTCGAAGCCTACCATTTTCGGTCTGTGTTTGCGAAGTCCCCAGTTAGGGTTTATTGTTATTCCGACTGTGTGAGACTGAAGAAACAGATGGGGTGAAAAGCCCTAGCAGGAGGGAATTTGGGCCTTGTATTACTGAAACCAACTGTGTTTATTGGGCCTTTTGCATTGATTTGGGCCCAGTATTTGGGCCTATCTTTAAAGGCCAGATTCCAGCTTGGTTCGGGCTCTTATGGAGAGTACTTTGGGAATTAAATGCCGAGACTGAGGCCCATCTATCcactttttaagtttttactcataagagaaaaattaaaaaattagcgtaaattacatttgcttctcctaaaatttggcattattaatataaacaaatcatGTGTATTAAGTATCAGATTAAATATTCCATGTCCTCTTTTATGCGGATAATGTAGAAAggtaagatatatatatgttgaataaATGGTTTTAACGAAAATTTTGAACTGATTGATAAGTCGTGGCCACGTTTTAATTCAGAGAGCTGCTATCGAAATGGATTTAAACCTACAACAAGCATAACGTAAAGTGTAGATATGATTACTTCTATATCACATGTTATTTCGCAATAAAAGCGGACATAAAATAAACAGTGACCATGGCTAATCAAATGACTGCTTCTATCCTTTATTGTAGAAGCGCACATGAGACACAACTTATCACAAACCACTTTTGCCTCTAAATGTACAAGTGATCATTAGATAAGTCATGCCAGCCTTATTTCCTCATGCTAATTTTATGATGTGATCTACTATTCATCTTAAATAAATTCCCGATAATCGCTACATAAACATATATGAAGCCacgaaaaatattgatcttttgttggaattttctttgaaaaccTGATTTAGGGTTTGATTgctttaaattttagaaaaatccaacattaatttttctgttttactTAGGTAAGTGTTTTAAACTCTTTTCACTTCTTTTAACATGAATATGAAtgattaatacatatatatgtctgACAACACATCAGTCTCTGTTATATAGAATATCATTTACAAAACTGGCAAGGAATGACACCcgatttattaataaatacttcatacgatagatattattaatcaGACAGAGAAAGGATGAGCACAATTCAGCAGGTTAAAGAGCAACTTCAAGCCCGACCACATGGTCTCAACTAATCGACATCACTCACAAACTTCCTCAATCTCTCACTTATTCTCGCAGCTACACGTTCCAGCCCATGCTCTCCATTTACCTGGAAAACGACACATACAATTATGGTCACGACCAAGTCCGTTGCTGCAACTTAATCGCACTCTTTCACcaatacattaaaaattaaacttcaaatttttactGAATCAAACGTTAAACTAAGCATTAGTATAATATGCATATAAAGTGACGAGTTTTACgtcaaaaaatatacaatcaTCGGTGTGGTTTTCTACCTCGGAGTGTATGTTGTGGAATATGGTATCATCCACTACTGAAAAACTGGCGTTAACAACTTCAGCACCTTCCTCGTGCAGCATTCGGATAACTCGGGCGTACATAAACTGATAGTCGAGTCCAGTTCTCAGAACCACGTCCAAGGCCGACCCACTTACGCTAATGCTGATGTTGAGTGTTTTGAGGTGATCAGTGGCCGAATTTTCGGACATTCTCATTAAGCAGCTCTTCTTGTGCTTCAGTTTCTCCAACTTCTCTTGCAGCTTCTTTATGTAATCCACGCTCTCAGCTAGTACTTGCTCCGGCAACAAAGAAACCACTCCCTACCACCCACCACATAAAGCATAAAATTTAGCTCCAAAATACATTTCAATGAAAACGATCAGTCACATCTTTCAATACGTGTCTTCATGATGTAAAATTAAGGTAAAACATAGCTACCtctcttgatatttgatataattacgaatactccttattatttgaaaaattataaatatctttctcaaataaaaaataaccacACACACGTGTGTGTTTTGTGTCTGCACATGGGAGGAAGTGATTGATGAATGTGTGTAGGAATGGAGTAATATTAAAGAACCTCTTGTGGTTGATGGGGCAGGAGAGAACTGAGCTCGGAGAGTTCCTTCATCTTTTTCGTCGTATGTTTGGAGGAACTAAGGTTTCGATCCATCTTTTACCACCGTTATCGAACAAATGGGTAGTTACTTGTGGCGTACATATATAGTCAACGTGTGTTGGAGGACCTCAACTTATATTGGGAAGTTGGAGGTGAATATGAAACCACACTATACCTACATCCACACTGCATCGCAGTCGACATGGACCAATCTTGATCACTCGTTGGTGCTCAACCAACGCTATCAGCACACCGCCTTAAATGTTGATGAAATCCTACCAGCtctatccaaatatttttgtaataatttttatttttgtgttgcgaataaattatagatacaattatgaattaaataatagtaaaaaattggGAGCGACGGAATCAAAACTTCAAGTGTCATTAATGTCTCAGAAAACgacttaatatttaaaattttattattatcatttataatttaatgattaattaataattaatacttttaataGTATATTATGTAGATTTTACTtatgttaaagaaaaaataataacttgaggaataaaatttaatagatctgcaaaatcttgaattcaatttattacTGAAGCAAAGTCAACACAACTTTAACTACCAATTTGGATCAAAGTCAAATATTGGAGGACTCGAAATGAGTACATGAAGTCGGTAATGTGAAGGCAGTGGCGTCCATAATTGAACACATTTGACTATTTGCCGCTCCATATTTGTTCTTTTCCCACATTCGCGGGGCCTTCGTTATTACAACTGTTGCCCAGTTGccccctttttgttttttcctgtaatttattaagtacAATTCTTGTCATATTACCAATTATAAGTCTTCATTTAGGGTTAAGATTTAGTTCAAGATGCATAATTGGCCGAGCTAAGCTAGTCCGGACAAGAtcagattaaattaataaataatgggCTATTGCTCTAGACACGCTTAATATCAGACCGATCCAAATATTGAAACTTGAAATCAACCCAGTCTAATGGTTCAGGACCCGATCTTGCTGggccttttttttataaaaagggaaaattgcataacaACCCCCTGTGTTatgctaaaattgcacaaaacttaCCTGTGTTAAATAAATAGCCATATAAGAccttgtaaattttgaaactctGCAAAAAAGACCCCCTCCGTACAAAACTGACGGAAGGTGCTGTATACGCGGTGGAAATGAGAGTagggtttttcttttatcctaTTTCAGCTTTTTTAGCAGTGCAATTGTCTAAAATACCTTTCTccttcattatatatataacttaacATCCCCTCAGAAATATACTACAAAAATAGGATTTTAAgtgagaaaatttttaatttgtccattttgtttgaatataaataaaaattatatattataaattaaattaaattattacttaatttaatatattttcatatttatttataaaatatactaaatcaatataacaatcctacaattatatgagattttttttaacttttataaaatgttatattattaatcaaattaaactattatttaatttaaatttattttaatatttatttataaaatatactaaataaatataaaaatatctaaaatttatatcaatttttttaacttatataaaatattatattaaaactattaatatatatttaaattaagcatttactattttttattattttattaaattaaatactttactaaattattatttaatttaaatatattttaatatttgtttataaaatatactaaataaatacaaaaatacttaaaaattatatcaattttttaacttatataaaatattatatttcaattattaatatatatttaaattaaacttttaaattttttattatttttaaattttattaaattaaataattttaattaatttttatttattaattcttctCCGTCGTCTTCTCCAACGCCGATGAGTCGCCGGCGGTGATAAAAATGGGCAATCTTGGTCTCGTTGGAATCGTCTCGACAAGAAGAGTCGAACCGTGGTAGTCTCAGGCTGTGATTCGTCAAGACGGCGGCGAATTGACGCAACAAACATTACAGCAGaaataaagttaaaagttTTGGATCTCACCAAaaacttgatgaaaatgagcaaaGTTGGTCTCGTTCGAATCTTCACATCGAGGCGAGTCTATTGGTGGTGGTCCCAGGCCGGAATTCATCCGGACGACGACGAATCGAAGCCAAGAAGCTTTGACAGTCGTGCTCGAAGCCCAGTCTTTCCAGTCAATGAAAGTTCAAATTGATGGTATGAATATGTTCGTCTTGAGGAGAAGATTCCAATGGTATAAGCCATGGTCGGAAATTCTTTCAGACAACGGCGGAATTATAGAAAGAAGATTCGGAaagaaatagtatatataatatatatactatatatattgtatatataaataaatataaataaaaatatatttgaattacttaaaatttggatcgtttgttttttatattcaaatattaatggtTGTTATAAAAAGGATATTACGGTTaatttagcaaaaattaaCGCCGTTAGGATTCGTCTAACGGAATGGGAGAGTAtgcaataatttgaaaaacataggggattttttgcctattcttTTAACACATGGggtttttagctaaattttttgaaaacataaggggattttatgcaatttttccttataaaaataatatatggcatataagttttattttattatcctaAACTAactattctaataatttttttatacttttgaaactctaaaaattattatctttgttgttctacttctaaattttcagtactttaattcattaatatattttcaatcctttttgaatttattatcgtttaaatttattattgagagcttgtttgttaaattattatttaagtttattatataatcttatttattattttttgtaatgattttctatgtaatttaatttattatttattttattccataatacaaccataatttaaataattgttcaaaagaaattttctatttcatacaaaaaataaaataaacacatTCAGCCTTAGTCGCATCCTGATCCTAGTCTCAAGCAGGCTAGTTCATGGTTGGACCTAAGTTTATAAATGGACTAAATTGGGGTCCATTTAAAGGTCTAGGATCACCTCAAGACGGTCATGAACAGTTGTGGACTGGTCCTGAACAAGGCTTTTTTGGACTAATCTGTGCCGATCCTGAGCCGTCACGGTCCACTGTGCACTTTAAGATTAATGtcctataaataatttaaaggttACTGATTCGAATTCCACTAAAcgtgtaaatattttatttcatttaatatttatcttacttaatatgaatttattatattataatattactgTATTATGAGTTCAACGATTGAATAGATGTACTATCgatttattgatgttgatgtgttATGTACTCAAAGTTAGGTATTGTTAGGTTCACTAACTAAAGTGAAGCACATGGATAAGTTGGGAATGATCCTCTATTCTCTATCTTGGTCTTAGGGTCAACtacattgatattatttaaaattagacttaattacataaatatctgtatatataaatatatatgtatatattataaaattataggacacCTTCTGATTTTGGTGCAATATAATGTACTTTAGGAGGTGATGTGTGATTAATGAAGACCGCTgccaaaataccaaaaaaagcccttcattaagggcatttcCGTCATTTAAGCGAGGATCCGCGTCTTTTTCATCGGTCGGATCGAACAGACCCGACCCGGATCCATCCGCCTtcgaagacccggacaatgatAGCCGTCCGATCGCGGACGCGAGCCAGTAGGATGAGACCACGTGGCTAGTCAACTCTGACCTGCTGAGCCCTATATATAGACCCGAAACGTCGTCATTAAAAGGTACTTGTTACACATTTATTAtgatcgaactttgagatagaacacttttctctcgatcaacctgaCTTGAGCGTctgagggtcattgtcggggacgtgcccgacgtgCTCACTTTACTTGTTTCATTATCAGagaacccaaaatctgatctTGGAAGGATCAACAGTCTTTGTGGAGATCGAATCTCGAGATCGCATAATTCGACTCGGATCAGGAGGTATTTATGTAAACagtttcattaaatatgaaatttatttctaGTTACATCTACAATCTAGAATaaagcaattttaattttaaaaatactgaaggtatatgtataattgaaCTAATATCGGTCAACATAATTTCCCTGATTTTTCGCTGTTTGgtatacatttctttttccaaattataataaatataattacaaagaaAGTGAACTAttccttgtattttaaatgacaataatttaaaaattaagataaattgatattatccACTGTAATGAGATAAAAGTGACATAAAACATTAAattcacaattaattaatatttatcttaattttagctataattaactttttttgctATGATTTTCAACTATACTAATGTTTTAAACTcgcttaaaaaataataattaataattattgcacaatcgttattaattaatttctgtcACGTTCAATTACTTGTGACCAAATCATGACAAGAAATCTAAAAATTCCACGGTACCGCGTACGCACGATTTCACATGATGTTGGAATTTAGTGGAGTCGCGGTTACGCTTTATTGGTGTGAAGGAAAGTTTAGGCCAAGTCTTGTGGCAATGAATTAAACAGATCACAAGAATCGTGTTTTCAACCAACGGAAAATAATGAAAGCGGAAAGGAGAAGAGTTAGAAAACTCTTGGACACATCAAACGTGGACCTGTCCTCATGGGCACATCAAATCCCccacattttgttttttttaaatgtccCAACACAATTTGAGTTCAATGTGATTTTTCTCATCTATAAATATTGTagatatttcataaatatgtcGTCAAAATAATATGCATGCATCAAATTCACAaccatcaaaatttatcacatCAAAAATGACATCGAGACAAAACACACGCAACACATTGTATGAGATTATACATAATATCTTGACGGCTTGgtcaaaaaatttcttttaatatgatctgaataagaattttacaTTTGAGGTATCGCATTCGCATattcaatttagaaaaagGACTATTCAAACCATGAAGAAGGTCAAAAGCAAGGGGTCCCCATTAATAATAGTGTGTATGGGCACTCCTTGACTTTAGACttaactatataaatatcccatatactttataaaattataaatatatcccTTGAggaatattaatgtaattgtcTATTAAGGATGTCAGAAGTTTGTCGAGTGtgtttgtaattacaattataattacaattatagtTTGAACCCCACGTAACAACCACCAATGATACCATGTGTACTCTTATGATCTTCATTTT encodes:
- the LOC105167899 gene encoding eukaryotic translation initiation factor 3 subunit D-like; the protein is MVGFEVGAVPFNPDGWGPPDSSNALLSIPNQPSNVPYAPFSRSEKLGRIADWTRNLSNQGRPGSKQGGHHPADSAFDFSGDDSFATLAADEDSSFRLVDTSAKSHHYNPNRPKFNPRWRFNAHQRSQLPQRRDEEVEARKREAEKERARRDRLYNLNRSQMPQRRESSVFKSSVDIQPEWNMLDQIPFSTFSKLSFSVPEPEDMLICGGLEFYDRSYDRITPKNCRPLERFKSRNFFKVTTTDDPVIRRLANEDKATVFATDTILSTLMCAPRSVYSWDIVVQRVGNKLFFDKRDGSQLDLLSVHETSQEPLPDVKDDINSIHSLSVEAAYINQNFSQQVLIRDGNKVAFEEPNPFANEGEEVASVAYRYRRWKLDDDMYLVSRCEVQSVVDINNQRSFLTLNALNEFDPKYSGVDWRQKLETQRGAVLATELKNNANKLAKWTAQALLAGADMMKLGYVSRVHPRDHFNHVILAVVGYKPRDFATQINLNTSNMWGIVKSIVDLCMKLKEGKYVLVKDPSKPQVRIYDVPQDAFDNDYVEEPLPEEEQVQPPAEEADGADANATINDVEDKDVSKEAA
- the LOC105167900 gene encoding uncharacterized protein LOC105167900, with translation MDRNLSSSKHTTKKMKELSELSSLLPHQPQEGVVSLLPEQVLAESVDYIKKLQEKLEKLKHKKSCLMRMSENSATDHLKTLNISISVSGSALDVVLRTGLDYQFMYARVIRMLHEEGAEVVNASFSVVDDTIFHNIHSEVNGEHGLERVAARISERLRKFVSDVD